DNA from Mustela nigripes isolate SB6536 chromosome 14, MUSNIG.SB6536, whole genome shotgun sequence:
CTCAGCAGTGCCCAGGGCCGGGCATGGAATGGGCACCCGGGAAATATTGGCTCTTAGTACTTCTACTGTTATTACCAGCTCTGGGCCCTCTATCCCCGCACGCAGGCAGTGGGTATGCCGTGTACTCCAACACCGGGATGttcccccctgcctctgctcatcCCGCCCCGGGAGCAGAAATCAGCACGCACGCTGCCATCTCCAGCGGCACCCATGAATCGTTTCACGTTCAATTTCCCCATCAAGTTCACAGGCACGTTTCAAAGGCCATTATTCCACTTCCTAATGGTCTACGCAGTGGAATTGTAAGTAGGACATTTCTTTATGCCCTTGGCATTCCTGACTCTTTGAAACTCCCTTTCCTGGTGACTACGGCACACCGTGCCATCTCCAAAACCCTGGCAGCACCCAGCCCTGGCCTCCCCTTGTCCCACAACGGAAGGGAACAGCAGGGACTTgtctctttggaaaacaatggTCGCTTCCCCGGGTTTCTGTGGAGGTCAACTTTGGTCGCAGACAGCAGGGTAGGCTGCCGGTGCAGGGCCAACGTCAAAGAGCAGACGGACCTGAGCCCCACCTGCATTCTACTCACTGGCCGTGGGACCCAGGCAAGGTGACCTCACCTCTTGGGAGCTCGGCTGCCCTCACCTGTAAAGTAAGGGTGATGGTGCCGACCACACAGGGCAGAAGAATCAGAAGGGTGGGTCACAGGCTGTGCCTATAACAACCACAAGAGTGCTTTGTGGCGGTCACGTGAGTAGGAGGCTGGATGGGACGGGCGACCGGGCACTGGAGCCTCGGCCGGTGGCGTTCATCCTGGCGGGATCACCAGGGGCCCGGTGGGGCCTCATCTGGACTGTCTCAGATTCCTGACCAAGATGGTAGCCTCCGTCCCTTAACTATGGTGCCAACATCCCTAGATGGAGCTCAACATGGGCCCAGCAGACAGCAATGCCCAGGGGAATATTCTAAATTTTACAGCCTGGTAAGGCAGGGCACTGTCACACAGCTTGAGGACCCTTGTGATACTAAGCCTCTAGTCCACGAACAGCAGAGTGGACGGAGGGGGTCCTGGGGGGATGGCAGCCAGGCTGGTGGGGTTGGGAGAGTGGCTATTCCCCAGGCAGAATGGAAATATTGCAGCATTAAACAAGCCGTGTGGACGTGGCGGTCAGTCCACGCCAGccggttgtgggggaggggacggcCTGGGGGTGCCGAGTGTAAGGAAGCCCATCAGTCCTGTGTCAAGGAGAGTTTGTGGAGGGAAGGCCCCTGGTACACGTGAAGAGCCATCCTTGCCCTACCGAATACTGACCGTGTGCCTCTGGATGAGTAGGACTGTGTCCCTGACCACCTCGTCCACCCCCAGGGGCCCAGTCAGATGCCCTGTGTTCCAGGCCCAGCTGCACAGACTTTCCCTCCCTAGGCCTTGGCCTCCGCATCTATCAAACCAGGATCCTTTTATCGCTGACTCTTCCGGACTCAGAAGCTCTACCCTCTCCctcgtgtgtgtgcgcacatgtgcaCACCCCCGTGCCCATGGGGGTGTGTGCACACGGGGGAGTGCGTGCCGGTCTGTGTGCGTGTGAGAGGCCACAGTCCCCGCATCCACCTTCTCCCCGCCTCGGGCCCCCCAACTCAGGGCCTCACCTGGGGTTGATGTCCTCCTTGGGAAACGCTGACCCTTGGTGCTGAGCAGACCAGGGGAGGGACAAACACCACCGAATTCAAAGCCAGTCCCTGGAAGATGGGCCTGATTATTTGCATGGCACGCATTCAGCTTCGACTGTTTACCCCCCCACTGAGCCAACCCCAGACTTCTCAATTTTTGTCCTGCCGGCACCGAGATCCCAGACCGGCGGCACGCACGCACCCTCCCAGAAGCCTGATACAGACTTccaattatcttttaatttcgCTCCtgtcttcatttgttcatttcactTTTTCCAAACAGACTGGGTTTGGGGCGGAGGAGGGAGCGGTAATTTTGAGAGCTCGAAGCCAGCTCGTGGGAGTGCGGTGTTCCCCCTGCAGGCTGGGATTCGAGCCTGGGAGAGAGCGGGAAGCTCACTCCCAACCTGCTGGGCAGGTCAGCCACTGATCCTGCTGGCCCAGACGGCAGCACGAGTCTGAGAGTCCTGCCCTGGCCTCTGGGTGCCCTGAGAGGACCTTGGTCTGGGGAGGGGCCGAATTAGATCTGGGCTTCAGGTTCAGCTGGTGACGATTCATATGAGTGGTAATGACcccaaggaggagaaggaggaggaggagagggagaagaatggCTGACAGTTCATGAGCTTTCACAAGGTGGAGCTCAGCACTGTGGGCTGTCCACACATCAGTCACAGCCTTACGAAGTATATATGCtgttccccagccccacccccgtCTTCAGTTAAAGAGATTCatgctcagagaggggaagtcgCTTGCCtatggtcacacagctggcaagggGCAGAGATAGGTTGCCAGTCTGGATCTGGAACCCACAGCCCTGGTGAGATGGGGGCCGGTGACTCTCCCTTGGCCTCTCACCGGAGAACATTGTCTGTTTTCGAGGGCAAGGAAGGGCCAGCCTCGCGTCTCTCCCTGATCTGGGCGCTAACTCCCGGTGCTTTCCCCATCTGCCctcaggcgccccagaaggaGGGCAGAGGCATTCAAAGCTGGGTCGGGTGGCTTGGCTGCAGTCCCGGGCTCAGCCTTCCCCACTGCTACTTGCGGACCTCACCTCCGGGGACCGGCAGACCCCGTCAGGAAGGAAGCAGACAGGGAGGCTCTCGGGCCACACCTGCCACGGCTCCACCTGTCTCCCAACTCACCACACCCAACCCTCCTAGCCCGGTGGatttgcaaaagagaaaataaaacacacacatgtaaTAACCAACCCCGTGCGTTTCCTGGCATCGGGTGACTCTTTGGTCAAGAGAGCTTCCTCCCTCTTTGTGTACGAGCTGGACACTCCTAACATCCTCCAGCGGCTGCTGGCTCGGGTGGCTGATCACAAGCTCAGCCCTGGGGCacaacccccactcccacccccaggaaAAGCGTCAAAGGATCCAAGGAGGCCAGCGCCGAGATCTGCTGGCCCTAAGCCCCTGTGGCCACGGTCTGCCAGCTCAAGGTCACCTTGGCTCCCACTCTCCCCTGCTGACCGGCCGCTGGCTGGTCAGAGCCAGCCCAGAACCCCCTCCAGCTCACCCCGCTGGAAGCAGGAACCGGCCCCTATTGGGCAATCATTAATCGGATTCTTGACATTCTCCAGCCCCAGGTCCGCTttgggaagcatgctccccggaAGAGGAGGAGCGGAGGCCCAGGACTGGCATTTGGACATGCAGCTGGCAGGCAAGGTGGTGCTGTCCGCCGCTGCCCTGCTCCTGCTGACCGTGGCCTACCGGCTGTACAAGTCAAGGCCCAGCCAGGCCCCACTGAGGGGCAGGAACGCCAAGGCCGAGGCCAATGAGGAAGCCGAGGGCTCCGGGCAGCCTGCGGTCCAGAAAGCTGCTCCCAGGGCACCGCACTGGGCGCTGAGACACCGGAGGGGAAGCAAGGGGACCAGAGAGGAGCCAGGCCGTGGCTGGGAGAATCAGGGGGACTCCCAAGTCCTGGCCACAGAACCCTCTCCAGAAGACTCAGAAGCCCACGAGGCTCAGGAGCCCGAGGAGAAAGGCGCTGGTGAGGAAGGCGGTGGGCAGCGCCCGGACTCTGAGCTGGGGCCTCCTCGCCACAGTGGCCGGGAAGCCGGAACAGCTGCTGGCGGTGAGCCTgagctgcccccccacccccatctgggCAGCGAGTCCCAAAGCTCCCGCCCTGGCCTCAGCACGGGGGATGGGGGCGGTGTGGGCAGTGAGCCTGCCCTGTGGCTGGATGGTAGGCCCCCGGGGCATCCCCTGGAGCAGGAAGCCACCCCCACCACCTGGATAGCCCATGTGGAAGGCCAGAGTTACACGAGCAAGAGCTGGGTGTTCACCCGAGCCTCGGGAGCGTGGCACCacagggaggaggccagggccCTCCAGGCCGCTGCAGACATGGGCCTAACCGTATGTCAGCAAGAGGGAAACACCAGCGCCTCCTACACCTACGCGTCGGTGGCCCGGGTGCGTGTGGAGGAGAATTTCCTGCAGGAGAAGGTGGAGGGGGTCAGGCCCAGGCTGAAGGGCAAGGTGTATGATTACTATGTGGAATCCACCTCGCAGGCCACCTCCAAGGGCAGGCTGGCCGGCAGAACAGCTGCCCTGGCTGAGGCCCCACCCCTCATGCCACTACCAGGACCCCCGGGAGCAGGGGCAGCTTCAGGGAGCCATGCCGCTGACCGGGAAGGTGGAGCAGAATCACCCGGGTCCTCCCAGCCCGCACCGCCGCCCTCTATGCAAGGCTTCAGCAGGAAAGACAGCCTCCTCCAGATCCTGGAGAACCCAGAGCTCCAGCTGCAGCTCAGTGGTTTTGGGGCCCCCACTCCATCCTGCCCTGACGGGAGAGCCTTGCCCGGCCTCCCCCTACCCCGGGCTTCTCTGGGGTCCAACTCAGCCGGAAGCGGTGGGGAGCCCCACGTGCAGCTGGTGGCGAGGACCAATTTCGTCCACCTCCCGCTGGCCCCTGGCTCCACCCCCGACGTCCACCTGGATCTGGGCAACTGCTACCAGGTACTGACCTTGGCCAAGAGGCAGAAGCTAGAGGCGCTGCAGGAG
Protein-coding regions in this window:
- the KLHDC7A gene encoding kelch domain-containing protein 7A; the protein is MLPGRGGAEAQDWHLDMQLAGKVVLSAAALLLLTVAYRLYKSRPSQAPLRGRNAKAEANEEAEGSGQPAVQKAAPRAPHWALRHRRGSKGTREEPGRGWENQGDSQVLATEPSPEDSEAHEAQEPEEKGAGEEGGGQRPDSELGPPRHSGREAGTAAGGEPELPPHPHLGSESQSSRPGLSTGDGGGVGSEPALWLDGRPPGHPLEQEATPTTWIAHVEGQSYTSKSWVFTRASGAWHHREEARALQAAADMGLTVCQQEGNTSASYTYASVARVRVEENFLQEKVEGVRPRLKGKVYDYYVESTSQATSKGRLAGRTAALAEAPPLMPLPGPPGAGAASGSHAADREGGAESPGSSQPAPPPSMQGFSRKDSLLQILENPELQLQLSGFGAPTPSCPDGRALPGLPLPRASLGSNSAGSGGEPHVQLVARTNFVHLPLAPGSTPDVHLDLGNCYQVLTLAKRQKLEALQEAAYKVMSDNYLQVLRSPDVYGCLNGTERELILGRRLRGRKHLVVADVCPQEGSGSLRCYDDERDVWHPLACLPPEAVSRGCALCSLFNYLFVVSGCQGSGSQPSNRVFCYNPLTAIWSEVCPLNQPRPHCRLVALDGHLYAIGGECLNTVERYDPRLDRWTFVPPLPNDTFALAHTATACAGDIFVTGGTLRYLLLRFSAREQRWQAGATGGGKDRTAEMVAVNGFLYRFDLDRSLGISVYRCSASARLWYECAAYRTPYPDAFQCAVVGDLVYCVGRRRMLCFLADHISPRFVPKELQSFPSPRGTLLPTVLTLPIPEVPQTRV